A genome region from Paenibacillus pabuli includes the following:
- a CDS encoding purine-nucleoside phosphorylase, with translation MHQSEHILEARDYILNRINTKPAVGMILGSGLGALADEIENATVIPYTDIPYFAQSEAIGHANELVIGELMGKTVVAMKGRLHYYEGFTLDEVTFPVRIMKALGVEQLIITNACGAINTSFQPGQLMLITDHINLVGNNPLMGPNNAELGVRFPDVSQVYNRELRSIALKVAEEQNVSLQQGVYAWWSGPAYETPAEIRMIRTMGADAVGMSTVPEAIVAIHGGMKVLGISCLTNMACGILDQPLSHDEVIEVAAQVKTTFIGLVKGILQEL, from the coding sequence ATGCATCAATCCGAACATATTCTAGAAGCTAGAGATTACATATTAAACCGAATTAACACCAAGCCAGCTGTGGGCATGATCCTCGGTTCCGGGCTGGGAGCACTCGCGGACGAGATCGAGAATGCTACAGTTATTCCATATACGGATATTCCGTATTTTGCACAATCTGAAGCTATTGGTCACGCTAACGAGCTGGTCATTGGCGAACTAATGGGCAAAACGGTCGTAGCCATGAAAGGGCGTCTTCATTATTATGAAGGGTTCACGCTGGATGAAGTAACGTTTCCGGTTCGCATCATGAAGGCGCTGGGTGTCGAGCAATTGATCATCACGAATGCCTGCGGAGCGATCAACACAAGCTTCCAGCCGGGACAGCTGATGCTCATTACGGATCATATTAACCTGGTAGGCAACAATCCATTGATGGGACCTAATAATGCTGAACTGGGGGTACGTTTCCCTGACGTGTCTCAGGTATACAACCGCGAGTTGCGCAGTATTGCCCTTAAGGTTGCTGAAGAGCAGAATGTCAGCTTGCAGCAAGGGGTGTATGCGTGGTGGAGTGGCCCTGCGTATGAAACTCCAGCCGAGATTCGCATGATTCGGACGATGGGCGCGGATGCTGTAGGTATGTCTACGGTTCCTGAAGCGATCGTAGCCATCCATGGCGGCATGAAGGTGCTGGGCATTTCCTGCCTGACCAACATGGCCTGCGGCATTCTGGATCAGCCGCTCAGTCATGATGAAGTCATCGAAGTGGCTGCACAAGTGAAAACAACCTTTATCGGGCTGGTCAAAGGCATCCTGCAAGAGCTGTAA
- a CDS encoding GNAT family N-acetyltransferase, translating to MNQLTMHQAVQEDRERLADLRALVLYDDLTRLGRYDEVKVRERFRNSFDPIYTWIIKLEGSSVGCVSLKPTAEGALLEHFYIHPDAQGRKLGTEVLQKLLEKDEAKGKRVMLNVLQGSRAKRLYERFGFVVDREDEVDVFMSVQLTEG from the coding sequence ATGAACCAACTAACGATGCATCAAGCTGTGCAGGAAGATCGGGAGCGGCTTGCCGATTTGCGTGCCCTGGTTCTGTATGATGATCTGACCAGATTAGGAAGGTATGATGAGGTGAAGGTTCGGGAACGTTTCCGGAATTCATTCGATCCGATCTATACATGGATTATTAAGCTGGAGGGTTCATCCGTAGGTTGTGTCTCGCTGAAGCCTACGGCTGAGGGTGCTCTGTTGGAGCACTTTTATATTCATCCGGATGCGCAGGGCAGGAAGCTCGGGACCGAAGTATTGCAAAAGCTACTGGAAAAGGACGAAGCCAAGGGCAAACGTGTCATGTTGAATGTGTTGCAGGGAAGCCGGGCGAAGCGGTTATATGAACGTTTTGGGTTTGTAGTAGATCGTGAAGATGAGGTAGATGTGTTCATGTCCGTCCAGCTAACAGAAGGTTGA
- a CDS encoding MFS transporter has product MENTDMPDWKRNLYILWLGLFFNHMAYTLSVPFFPLFLQNDLGIESGLEAWSGVSISISFLISGLCAPFWGSLADKYGSKLMLIRSGVGLAIAHSANYFVQDPYTFIAVRVFQGLMAGFNPASITLVGTNTPEKHVGYALGVISTSIAAGGILGPLAGGVLSQWIGLRGCFIASGVITLFSALLVLGVKESRRSQKVASTSILGDLKRAASTPGLMRIYGLILLVSTSVLIIEPVLTLYVVQIGGEVSHATLSAGIVFSAIGVATVIMGPRWGKIGGRIGYEKTLFIGLIGGGVGSLLQLTAYNLVYFGSLRFIYGLFFAAVYPALNALIIKYADHEFRGRAVSLSQTASQFGIVLGPFIGGFLGGWTGIPFIFLLTGIALLGAAWVVKASDRKQMNKRDRIVHENIGRT; this is encoded by the coding sequence ATGGAGAATACCGATATGCCGGATTGGAAGCGTAATCTGTATATTCTGTGGTTGGGGCTTTTCTTCAATCATATGGCGTACACCTTGTCCGTGCCGTTCTTTCCTCTGTTTCTGCAAAATGATCTCGGAATCGAGAGCGGGCTGGAGGCCTGGTCCGGTGTCTCCATCTCGATCAGCTTTCTGATCAGCGGACTATGTGCTCCCTTCTGGGGATCACTGGCTGACAAATACGGCAGCAAGCTGATGCTGATCCGGTCAGGTGTTGGGCTGGCGATTGCTCATTCTGCCAACTATTTTGTCCAGGACCCTTACACCTTCATTGCTGTTCGGGTCTTTCAGGGACTCATGGCTGGATTCAATCCGGCCTCCATCACATTGGTTGGCACGAATACGCCGGAGAAGCATGTCGGCTACGCGCTGGGTGTCATCTCCACATCCATTGCTGCAGGCGGAATCCTTGGACCTCTTGCTGGAGGCGTGCTCAGTCAATGGATTGGGCTGCGGGGATGTTTCATTGCATCTGGGGTGATCACGCTGTTCTCAGCTCTGCTGGTTCTTGGCGTAAAAGAGTCGCGCAGATCCCAAAAAGTGGCTTCCACCAGCATCTTGGGTGATCTGAAGAGAGCGGCTTCCACTCCCGGTTTAATGCGAATCTATGGTCTCATCTTACTCGTTTCCACGTCCGTGCTCATTATCGAACCTGTGCTGACGCTGTATGTCGTTCAGATCGGCGGAGAGGTAAGCCATGCGACACTCAGTGCAGGCATCGTATTCTCAGCTATCGGTGTAGCCACGGTCATTATGGGACCAAGATGGGGAAAGATTGGTGGCCGGATCGGGTATGAGAAAACCTTGTTTATCGGACTGATCGGCGGAGGAGTTGGCAGTCTTCTTCAGCTAACCGCGTATAACCTCGTGTATTTTGGGAGTTTGCGATTTATCTATGGGTTGTTTTTTGCTGCGGTATACCCGGCTCTCAACGCATTAATTATCAAATATGCGGATCACGAGTTCCGGGGCAGGGCAGTTAGTCTCAGCCAGACGGCAAGTCAATTCGGTATTGTGCTTGGCCCTTTCATCGGCGGCTTTCTTGGTGGATGGACCGGCATTCCTTTTATTTTTCTGCTCACAGGGATCGCACTTCTCGGGGCTGCCTGGGTGGTAAAGGCAAGCGATAGGAAGCAAATGAACAAGAGAGATCGGATTGTCCACGAAAACATAGGGAGGACTTGA